Genomic window (Streptococcus suis S735):
TCTTATTTTGTGAGCTGTCTCAGCCGATAGGTAACAGAAATATTTTGCAAAAATGCTAAAAAACTTGTAATATAGAAAGGATGATAAGTATGGAGGTCAGTTTTGGCTAAGAAAGAGATTGATATAAATAATTACAATGACGATGCCATTCAGGTATTGGAAGGGCTAGATGCCGTTCGCAAACGCCCTGGTATGTACATCGGCTCCACAGACGGAAATGGCTTGCACCACATGGTCTGGGAGATTGTCGATAACGCTGTCGATGAAGCCCTGTCTGGTTTCGGTGACCGAATTGACGTGACTATTAACAAGGACGGTAGTCTGTCCGTTTCCGACCGTGGACGCGGGATGCCCGTTGGTATGCATGCAACAGGCAAGCCAACAGTTGAAGTCATCTTCACCGTTCTCCACGCAGGTGGTAAGTTCGGTCAAGGTGGCTACAAGACTTCAGGTGGTCTCCACGGGGTTGGTTCTTCGGTGGTCAATGCCCTGTCCAGCTGGTTGGAAGTTGAGATTACCCGTGACGGAGCTGTTTACAAGCAACGGTTTGAGCAGGGCGGAAAGCCAGTCACGACCCTAGAGAAGATTGGTACCGCTCCAAAATCAAAAACAGGTACAAAAGTTACCTTTATGCCTGACGATACCATCTTCTCAACGACGGATTTCAAGTTCAACACCATTGCCGAACGCCTGAAAGAATCAGCCTTCTTGCTCAAGCAAGTCACCATGACTCTGACAGATGAGCGAACAGGTGAGCAGGAGGAGTATCACTATGAAAATGGCGTTCAGGACTTTGTATCCTACCTCAACGAAGACAAGGAAACTCTGACACCTGTCCTTTATTTTGAAGGAGAAGATGCTGGTTTCCAAGTCCAAGTTGCTATGCAGTACAACGACGGCTATTCAGACAATATCCTGTCTTTTGTCAACAACGTTCGGACCAAGGACGGCGGTACCCACGAAACAGGTCTCAAACTAGCCATTACCAAGGCCATGAACGACTATGCTCGTAAGACCAACTTACTCAAGGAAAAGGACAAGAACTTGGAAGGCTCTGACTACCGTGAAGGTTTGTCTGCGGTCCTCTCTATCCTTGTGCCAGAAGAGCATTTGCAGTTTGAAGGACAGACCAAGGACAAGCTGGGTAGCCCGCTTGCTCGCCCTGTGGTGGACGGCATTGTGTCGGACAAGCTGACCTTCTTCCTTTTGGAAAATGGCGAGCTAGCATCTAATCTAGTTCGTAAAGCCATTAAGGCGCGTGACGCCCGAGAGGCTGCGCGTAAGGCGCGTGACGAATCCCGAAACGGTAAGAAAAACAAGAAGGATAAGGGCCTTTTGTCAGGGAAATTAACCCCAGCCCAGTCCAAAAATCCAGCCAAAAATGAACTCTATCTGGTCGAGGGAGATTCGGCCGGAGGTTCTGCCAAACAAGGCCGTGACCGCAAGTTTCAAGCCATTCTACCTTTGCGTGGTAAGGTTATCAATACCGCCAAGGCAAAAATGGCGGACATCCTCAAAAACGAAGAAATCAATACCATGATTTACACCATTGGTGCAGGTGTTGGGTCGGATTTCACTATCGAAGATGTCAACTATGACAAGATTATTATCATGACCGATGCGGACACGGACGGTGCTCACATTCAGACCCTCTTGCTGACCTTCTTCTATCGCTATATGCGACCGCTAGTAGAGGCAGGCCGGGTTTATATCGCCCTTCCGCCGCTCTACAAGATGTCCAAAGGCAAGGGAAAGGCAGAAAAGATTGCTTATGCTTGGTCTGATGGAGAATTAGAAGATCTCCGCAAGGATTTTGGCAAGGGCTTTATCCTCCAGCGCTACAAGGGGCTTGGTGAGATGAATGCCGATCAGCTCTGGGAAACGACCATGAACCCTGAAACCCGTACCCTCATCCGTGTCACCATTGAAGACCTAGCCCGTGCTGAACGCCGTGTGTCTGTCCTCATGGGCGACAAGGTCGAGCCACGTCGCAAGTGGATTGAAGACAATGTGAAGTTTACCTTGGAAGAGAGTACGGTGTTTTAGAAATTGAAATACAATTGTAAGACTACGTTATGAAATTACAAATTTGGAATGAATCTTATAGTCTCCAATGGAAGGGAACCTATTTTCTTGCTTTGTCTGACTATCCTAATATTCAAGATTGGGAATTAGAGAAAATTGTAGCTTTTTTAGCTTATGAGAAACTTTACGGCAGAGAGACGCTAATAGATTGTGAAGACAAAGTAATGCTTGAACAACTTGTCTATTTATCTTGTTGCTCACCCACTGCATTTCCATTTACTCCTTCGAAAAAGATTGTGGCCTCAACATATGATGTTGGTGGTAATTACGTTTATTCGGATTTTTTAAGTCATACGTGTACTGTCGAAACTGCACAAGAGATTTTCATGAGTGGTCAATTATTGTCCGCTGTTCGTGCGTTCAACAAAACTCATCAAGAACTCGTTCAGGATAATCGAAACGCAGCAGGTGATCCAGAAGATTATTTTGATTATGTCATGCTAGGTTGGTCAAATACAAGTTCTGGCTACAGACTTGCAATGGAAAGATTACTAGGTAGAGAACCAACAGAGGAAGAGTTGGGGAATTCTTTTATTCCAGGCGTAAGTTTTCATTTTAAGTACGACGATATAGTCAATGCAGATGGTTATGTTTTTGATGGATACCACCCTGCAAAGGTCAGGGATTGTTTAAGTTTGAAATATTTGTTTGCCTGTATTGTTCCTTCAAGTGAAAAATCTCATTTTGAGACAATTATTCCCCTAGATATGTCTTCAAAAGTTTATTATTTAGACTATGGTCAGGATGGGATGGCAGATTGGTCCCAAAAGGTCTATCAATTTGTTGAAAATATAGCAAACTAATACTATAAACTATTCAATTCGATGATTTGTGATAGGAATCGATTGTTCCTAACGCCGTGTATCTGTCTTTATGGGCGACAAGGTCGAGCCACGCCGCAAGTTGATTGAAGACAATGTTAAGTTTACCTTGGAGGAATCGACAGCTTTTACTAAATAATCTCAGGGAAGTTGAGGTGCCATATGGTTTTAGAAAATAAATTGGAGATTGAAAATTCGGCTGAATTAGCCCGTCTTGAAGAACAAATCAGCAAGAAAAAAGCAGCTCAACTGTTCGAAAATGGTCAGTTATTCCAGATAGAAGTTGGAACCTTTGCCGGTTTGGCACACATTCATCAAGCTTTATTTGAGGATATTTACGACTTTGCAGGTAAGATTCGTGATGTCAACATTGCCAACCAAAGATAATTTTCAATTCGCTCCACGTATCTTTCTTGAGCAGTCTTTGGCCTATATCGACAAGCTACCTCACGAAACCTTTGATGAAATCGTTGAAAAATATGCAGATATGAACATTGCACATCCATTCCGAGAAGGAAATGGACGCAGTATGCGTATCTGGTTGGATTGTATGCTACGGGATAGTTTGGGTAGGGTTGTTGACTGGAATAGCATTGATAAAGATGAATATTTCAATGCAATGGTTAGAAGCCATGTGTCAACAGGAGAGCTTAAATATCTGTTATTGCAAGCCTTAACGGAAGATCTTGGTCAGGCTACTTATTTCAAGGGCATCGACCATTCTTATTACTATGAGGGTTACAACCTATATCGTATTGAGGATTTGTAAATCTAGCATAAACAAATGATGTGAGGTGTTTTATGCCACTAAGAGTAAAATTAACTGACCGTTTTCAAAAACGGTTGTCTGAATGGGCACGAAAGCGCAAGCCATTTAAAAACAAACAGGAGTTGGAAGAGAAATTTGGCCAAGCATTGAAGATTTGGCAATCTTCCAAAACTCGGCAACATGCAGAAAACTTGCTATCTGAGCAAGGAAAATTAGAACATTTTTTACATAGCACGGAACGGAAACTGTCTCGTATGCCTTTTGGCGGAGATAAGTTTGCGGCTATTCCAGGCTTGATTTCCATGGTGCGAAGCTATATCCGTAGAGATTACAGCAAGTTACCCAAAGCGACAATCCTCGCAATTATAGGTGCTTTGATTTATTTTTTCAGTCCTATTGATGCCTTACCAGATTTCATCCTTGGAGCAGGTCTACTTGACGATGCCTTTGTCCTTAATGCCTGTTTGAAATTAATCAAAACAGATGTCGATGACTTTAGAAGCTGGCAAGCAA
Coding sequences:
- the parE gene encoding DNA topoisomerase IV subunit B — protein: MAKKEIDINNYNDDAIQVLEGLDAVRKRPGMYIGSTDGNGLHHMVWEIVDNAVDEALSGFGDRIDVTINKDGSLSVSDRGRGMPVGMHATGKPTVEVIFTVLHAGGKFGQGGYKTSGGLHGVGSSVVNALSSWLEVEITRDGAVYKQRFEQGGKPVTTLEKIGTAPKSKTGTKVTFMPDDTIFSTTDFKFNTIAERLKESAFLLKQVTMTLTDERTGEQEEYHYENGVQDFVSYLNEDKETLTPVLYFEGEDAGFQVQVAMQYNDGYSDNILSFVNNVRTKDGGTHETGLKLAITKAMNDYARKTNLLKEKDKNLEGSDYREGLSAVLSILVPEEHLQFEGQTKDKLGSPLARPVVDGIVSDKLTFFLLENGELASNLVRKAIKARDAREAARKARDESRNGKKNKKDKGLLSGKLTPAQSKNPAKNELYLVEGDSAGGSAKQGRDRKFQAILPLRGKVINTAKAKMADILKNEEINTMIYTIGAGVGSDFTIEDVNYDKIIIMTDADTDGAHIQTLLLTFFYRYMRPLVEAGRVYIALPPLYKMSKGKGKAEKIAYAWSDGELEDLRKDFGKGFILQRYKGLGEMNADQLWETTMNPETRTLIRVTIEDLARAERRVSVLMGDKVEPRRKWIEDNVKFTLEESTVF
- a CDS encoding YkvA family protein, which codes for MPLRVKLTDRFQKRLSEWARKRKPFKNKQELEEKFGQALKIWQSSKTRQHAENLLSEQGKLEHFLHSTERKLSRMPFGGDKFAAIPGLISMVRSYIRRDYSKLPKATILAIIGALIYFFSPIDALPDFILGAGLLDDAFVLNACLKLIKTDVDDFRSWQASQWKAEE